TTGCCTGCACTGGGGCTACAGGACCAGACCATCAGCTAGTTacaggaattttcttttgtcttaaaatCCTCAGTGTTTTGTACAAGGAGCTTTTCCCTAAAGTATAAGTCTGAAATCCTTACTTACCATGACTAGCTAAATCCCATCAGTACAGCTCTTTTTAAGCAtaatatgtttttgttttgctttgtcaaCCTATAAACTGCACTTCCAAATAATATTGGTGCAATTAACCTAATATCTTTTATTGCTTTGTCTTGTCCATGGCACTTGCAttataaaattgaaaaagaaaataaaaatgaaagatttctttAAAGTCTAACTACTGTATGGTTTGTTACAAAACCAAACTGTTTTCAAGAGGttagttatttctttttttctttcttttttttttctttgccaaacTAATTTAAAGATTAATGCTAGAACTCTAAAAAGAATGCCATATATAGCTtttgatatatttatttgttttaaagtatGTGATAAACTTGATATTTTTCTGTAGTCTGTCCAAAGAAGGTaccaaaagagaaattatgtggaagaaagaaaatggtatTAACCAAATATTCTTGaagcttatttaaaatattgatccaaccaaagatttttattaataaaggGCTTATATTTTGTTAACTCTTGTTTCTGTTGTATTTTGACTTGCAGGAATgtcactatttttaaaatttgtaccTTATGATAGTGTGTTGCTGTAGGGCCAAATTCTGTGTGATTTATTCCCACATAAATGTAATGCCTGGTTAGTAAATGTTTACCAGATCAGGCCCACTGACTGCAATAGGACTGGGGAGAAATCAAGCAGAATTCTGTCCACACATTTTGTTGAAAACATGTTCTTACTCTCATTCCTTGGTAGCCCAAAAGATCCAGGAGAAAGCCAAACTAACTATTCTGAAGAGAAATCTTAGGGATTGTCCTCGAAGGGGATTTAATCTGTAAATATTGACCTGAAAGTGTTCCCAACTTAATACTGACATTCCTGTAAATGGTGGAACTGTATCTTGAACACATACTTATatgaatttttcattatttgctgAAATCATGGAATAGTAACAGTTGCTTATACTTTCTTTTGTACAGTAAATTGTTTGAAATTGAATTTTGTatataaaaatctgtattaCTACTTAGATATCTATAAAATTCTTTCATGGAatcattttttaagaaaagcaaatatatattaaatctgttttattttgttgggttttttttttttttatttttctttgaacacTTATTTGAAATAAACTTAAATATCCAAGAGTTTCTCCTGTGGGACAGGTTCTGTTCCCAACCCTCCTGGGTTCTGGGCATACTCGTGCTCTGAGTATACAGACATCTCCCTAAAAATGTCCCACATAGGTCAGGTGTTTGAGCTGCTTTAGAGAGCCACTTGGAGATGAGTGAATCACACCTGAAATCCATCTCCAGGAGCACAAAGGGAGTTTTTGGCTGCAGAATGGCTCCACTGTGCCTGTCACATTTCCACTACCCTGAGGGACCTGTCCAAGCAAAGCTGGCCTCAGAATCTCACTTGCTgatggcaatttttttctccctctcccattTAACTGTCATGTGAGAAGGCAAAGCATGAGGCTTCACACCAGCCCTCCTTTCCTTGATGGAAAATATTAATGCTCCAAGTCAGGAAATTTAGCTTAGAAGGTGGGAATTGTGTCCTGAGAGAATGGATATGGACACCAGAAGCAGGTAAACCACAGTCTAGCTGGTAACTGTGTGGGATTGTTagttattaaaaacaaaatagtaCATATAAGCTCATTAGATGTAAGATAATGCCATCCAGAAAACCACTTGCACTGTGGTTGTGGTACCTTTCCTGAAAGTTTTTTCATATTTgggatgcaaaaaaaaaaaaaaaaagctttaaacaATAGCAAATTTGAGGCAGGAAAGAAACTTAAAACAGGGAAGCAGGGATCTGGAAGTGATCAAAGAATACCTGCACATGCCTTGTTGTGACTCTCAGTGACCAGGTTTGATGAAAGATAGCAAaccaaatatttcatttgtgcAAGTGAACACTGAATTCTGTTTTGGTATGACACCATGCCCATGACATGCAGTCAGCCTGTTCTTGGCATGCTTCTACCCCAAAACCATAAGCACAAAACCATTTCCCAGCCCGGATTTgatcaaagaaaaacaagtctCAAACCCAACATATTAATGTATTGAAGAGGAAAGTCATGGCATCCATTTGCTTGGTCCAAGAGAAAATGCAGACCTTGGGGAAGATTCCTGCTGGAAATGGCTGCAGGGGCCACTTCTGAACCATTGCTGAATCACtgtttgctgtttgctgtgcGAGGTTGGTAGCAAAAACACGATGTCTGTCAGTGCATCCGAGGAGGAAGCTGTTCCCACCCCAAGTGCTGCCAGTGTGAGTCTGAATCTCCTGGATTTCCATGTCATTGTGTTTCCAAGATACTGTCctacaaatattttgcagtctTAAATAGCTTAAGGGTGAATAAGTCTCACATCAAGGCACAgacacatttctatttttaaccCCCCTACGCTCTCTGGTCCTGAGCTGTTAATGATCTTTTTGGCTGTTGTGATTTCCAATAAGCaataataatttacttttcatCTTGATTCCTCCAGAGTCTGACCTCTCCCAGAGTTCCATACATCACTTgagtgcatttttattttcctatgaAATTTTCAGAGTAAACAAGTTCTCTTCCTCTCACCACTGAAAAAACCCCATCTTAAAATTTATATGAATTCCATTCAAACTCTGGTTCAATTCTTTGCACATTCAAGCACTATTTATTCCATAACTAAACACAACATGCCATTTTTAGTATAGCAGAGAAAACCaaagttctttttttaaccttctttTTTTAGGCCAACAGgcctttctgaagaaaaaactaTGTATGTGGCTTCTTTTGAATTTTAACTTTATCCTTAATTTTTAAGGCTATGTTGGCCACCTGaagccaaagaaaatatttccattgaTTCCCTTCAGTATGCTTTGCATGAGGTTTAGCAGTACTTATTGAGTGATTGGTTTCACTTtggataaaataaaaactcctgACAGTTTTTGTAGGTTACTTTTCTAACCTTCAGTGTCAGCTAAAGCCAAAATAAATCGATGCAGATGTGTTGTGAGAGCAGAAAAGAGTTGGGTGCACCATTGAGCTGGTTACTATGAGGCAAAAGTCTTGGAAAATCCAAGAAAATTGAAGATTTTGAGGTCATAGCTTTCATCTGGCTTAGTACcatctctggaaaaaaaattatgccaaaACAGGAAGTGTATCTGTTCGGATGACCACAAGAAACAAGaaccaaaatacaaaatatttagcAGAGTGTTTGTGCTGAACAAGCTTAAGTGTAATAAAGTCCATTTTTCAGAGTGAGAGGCATGTGGTTAAGCAATTTataagagaagaaaaggttATTCTCTATTTTTACTGCTAAATGAGAAAATAGTGGTtatcttctccagctgaactATGAGATGGAGCTAAGGAAAAGGTGCAAAGtagggaagagaggaagaaaaggcttttgCCAGCTGTTCCCAGACCAAGTTAGCTGACAGCCACGGAGTGGATTTTTCTGGAAAGAGGATGGATTCCCCTTGTAGGTGGGTGACGGGGCAGCCTTTGCCAGTGTTCCCACATGCCATCCCAACCATGCCAAGCCAGGCAGCGCCGTGGGTCTCATGTGGAGATGGAAGCTGGAAGGTTTTGCTCCTATGGGAGGAATGGAGCTCGTGAGCCTGGAATTCCCAtctgtcctggcagcagtgTGTAATCACAGGAACAGCTCACATTTCTCAATGTTTTAATCTCTGAAATACATCTCCAGGTAAAGAAGGAAGGTAATTGCAGGTAATTAGCCAGCAAGTGGGGAAGCAATAAATCCCAGCAGGCCAGACTGCTCTGGGTTTACTGCAAGAGGTGGTGTGTGTGCCCTGTGTGTCTGCAGGCTGGTGGGCTCTGACTCCTGGAACTGTCTGGGCATTTTGCTCTcctcaggcactgctgggagtgGAAAAGGGGAGTTGTGAGCAGGGAAGGAATGGTGAAACTCCTGCAAGCAAATCAACATGAACTTCAGCTCCATCTTCATCCTGCCTTCAAGGAGAAAGAAGTAAAAGTGAAAAGTAGTTCTGAACTTCTACTGAACCTCTTCCCTTTTGCCTCTCTGCCTTTGGCTTCTGAAACCAAGTTTCTCCACCTCTTTACAAGGCTTGCTTTTTAGAGCTGCTGAGCTAAGCTGGTAATCACCTCTGGGGCTTCTTGGGGATAAGAAGGGGCAATTAATTAATCACTGCCAGGTTTAGGTGCTTGGCAAAGATGTAGTACAGGCTCCCTTTCAAAAGCTTCGCTCCAAAAGTGGTGAAGCACAGCAAAGTATGGTTAGATGTGTATTTGAGTGATCAGAGAGGGTGAGATTGGGGTTGATCCTATGCTGCAAGTCATTTAATTTTGGTTATATCtatacaatgaaaaaaaaagaaaactcactCTGTGGCTTTTCTGGCACCAAGCTGTGGCGTTTGTAACTTCCTCACTTCTTCTGAAGTATACAGAcagtaaggaaaataaataaatgctataTATTGTATTAGATTAATCCAGCCTTCTCTCAGGAAGTCACGCTCCCTTCCTGACTTTTCATCTCTGGGAACAAATGCAACAAGTTTCCCACATGTTTGTGTATGAAAATGGACTCCAAACTGTGGTTTAGGACTAGCTGGTATCTGGTTCTGACCACAGCACCGTGGACTAGCTCAAATTACAGCGTTTCTtcagagagcagaaaataaCACTTCCTCCCCAAAGAATCAAGGGAGAGGGATGATGAAACCAGATTTACTTTCTTATTTATTATATCTAAATCCCTGTGAGTAATTCACCCAGTCATATCCTGTATCACTTAGTGGCCACATAAAACTAttcatgttttaaaaggaaataactgGATAATAACTGCACTGTGTTTGAACAGACGAGGCACTCCCTCTCTAATAGGAATTGAGTAAAAAACTTGCACCTTCCAAACTCCAGGACAGTGACTCAGATGGAAAATACTGCATTGGCATGTcctgaaaagaatgaaaatccCAGATATCTAAGACAATGCTTGTTTCTAGGAAATAATCCCCACCTCTTGGCTTGTCGTTATCTCCAGTCACAGCAGTGAGTTCACAATACCTGAGTTTAACCCAAAAATCAAGTAAGTGTGACCAGGCTCACTAATTTTTACttattaaagcaaaatttcagtACCTCTGAGAGACATTTAGGTATTTTCTGGTCTTTGAAGAGGCCACTCTGCAGGCTAGATGCAGGGACACGGTTGggaaaaaatttccatttttcactAGGTCCAAAGCAGAGTCTGTTGGTGCAGAAGAGATAAGAGCTGAATATttacagatataaaaaaaaaaaaaaaaaaaaaaaaaaaaaagagaaatcactGAAATCCCTGCTGCCATTATTTCAACTGCAATGCTCTGCAGCAGGCAATGGAGTGCTGCTCCTCAGTAAGGAAAGGGTAAGAAAACCTTTCCTTGGGTGAGAGGATGAAGCCCTGTGGTACAGAACTAATTACATGcctgtaagaaaacaaaaagtggCGCAAAATGGAtcaattttcagcaaaataattatttttgttatccTAACCTTTATTTTATAGCTGCTCGGaataatgtattttctaatacagagaaaaagatggacaatgaagaaaaacacctcaatttgcagaaaaaaaatgttattgtgGTAAGTATTTACCTTTTCATGGCTTTATCTGGTTTAGGAACTGGCAATacagcagctcaggaaaataaagaaaaaattatacataCTCTGCAGAAATGAATTAGTATTAGTTTCCAAGCCTGGCAATCAGAGCTGCTGGATTATTTCCCTGCATGAATAGCAACTTCCATTTTGGATCttaatttgctttgctttgccctCAGTCAGTCACAGAGCAGGAATTGAATTGAATAGAAATAGAAAGGGCCCCAAAAGAGATCTAATGATTATTCACTGTTATTCAGGGACGTTTTGTCATTTCACAATGACATTCCTCTACAAACAACCCTTGCTCTCTGTCttctctgttcttctgtttttccaagTGCAAAATTGATGTTGCAGAGCTTAAGTAATAAATATGGTTTAGAGGAATGAGATGTGTTGGGTTAATATATACACACAGCTTTATTGACATGTGAAATGTTTGTTTGAATGATTTCATACTTCCATGGTATGATGAAAATTCACTACAAAAATAGGTAAAAAGTCAAGTCAGAGGTTTTTAGCCggagcaaataaacaaaaatctacAATTTACCCTTCCCCTAAAGTTAAACTAACTTCTTCTGCCAACAATAACACAACAGAACTGTATCAACAGAATTATATCAACACTTCTGCTGTTTCAATATTAAGTTCAAGCATCTGTTAACAACTTATtgcttgttgttgttgttacttGGCCAGATCTTTTATCTGTATACAACCTAGTCATGCCAGAGTTCACTCTCTTTTCAGGACTTATTTACTTTTCCCAcactctgcttttaattttctctctcaaCCCACAATAATTTGACATTTCTTACGGGCCCTTTTCTCCTAAGATCCTCAGTCTCTTCACAAATGAATTTCTTTACCAGAGCACTTCTTTCTAGACTGGATGTTATAGCAACAGAGGGGTGATAGCTGGCAAAATAAACATGTACAGATCCATTcattcacaaaagaaaatacagaaactgtCTTCTCTTTGctgaaaatgtgcattttagGGTTTTGCAAAAAATGGGTGAGTAAGTACATTGAATAAATACATTAAGAAATTTTATGGAAATCAGTTTATTCCACATAGGAgtaaaaaagcaagcaagcaaattaaaaatctcTTGCAGCCCAATTCTGCTAGCAGGGAGAGGGTtgcttttttaatgcaaaatccCCTCTTATCTTgaagacagcaaagaaaaaatgagatgTCATTAATCCCTTGGAAGACAAAAGTAGGTATATTAAAAGAAGTGTACAATCACCTGGGCCTCAAAAGAGAAACAGTTCCTCAGCACTGTCTGTGCCAAGGTGTTTGCCCAACCTGTCTCTCAGAACTGTCAGAATAAGGATTTTAAATCCCCCCTGGGATATGTGCTATTGAATTGCATGGGAAAGTAAAGAAATTATCAAAGCTGCTTCActtaaaaacacagcagctcctaAACACTCCAGTTTCTctgggccagcagcatgtcGCTTGCCTTGGCTGGAAATAGTGAAGGATCTTCCCAAGTTTCCACACAAACACACCTCAGTCACCCATAGTTCAGGACAGTCTCACACTTTGCCATTTTTGCAGTCCCCAAATGAGTGTTTTTGCCTGAATGTCCTGGTGACTGACACCTCCCCGAGGGCTCTGCTGAAATGAATCTTTTCATGCTCTCTttgccctgctcctccagcaagGACCGTGAAGTCAAAGCTAAGTCTGAAGCACTCCCAGGCTTCGAGCTCCCTCTGCAGTATTTTGCAAGGACTCGTCTTGCCTCGAGAAACATGAGGATTATTTGGTTAGGAACCAGATTATTCACAGCACTTAAATTTCTGGGAAACTTCCACTGAAATCAGAGCTGCTCCAATAAATCATTACTATTAAGTTTTATTCTGACACAGAAGTGCTTACGATGTGTTAGGCACACCTAATACTTTCTTTGCCAAAGCCCCACAAACTGCTACCAAAGGAAATCAGTGGAATAAAGCAATTTATCACTTGGGGTATTTTCATCGGTGAATGCATCCAAGTCAGGTTCAGACAGAATAAAAGACCCTGTTCAATCACTCTGCCTTCTGATAGGAGTGagtttaaaagcatttaagtGTCTTAATTAAACACTGGTTTGTGTCTTTCAGTTTCACATTTGCTACTAATTTAGACACCTTTGGAATTACATAAATGTGCAGTGTCACTTTCACGCTCCTCGTACCTCAGTGCTGAATCTGGCCACCAGGTTTGTATGAACTGATTAAAATCTCAGTCAACGTTGTTTTCAATTGCATGTCAGGGTATAGAGAATAAAGGCATAAACTGAGCTGATTTGGACTTTTCTCATGTAGATTTGTCTCTGGATTAGTTGGTTGCCATCACCAAGCACCATGTGATTTGGTCCCTGCTGTTTTGTAGAGTCACCTTTGCtggcaaaattaaaaagaaattttatttaactgGATTTTATACTTCTTATACCATTACAAAGGTTACTCCTGCTTCATTAATGCACACACAGCAAGTATATTTCTCCTATGCTACCCTTTTTGTTAATGTCTCTCCTTGAGTTTAAAGTATATTcagggctgaaaaaaaaaaaaaacacctcttaAATCAGGCACATCTTGTCCCAGCTCAGATTCACAGTGACAATTCCTCTCAGTCTTTGCTTTACCACGAGACCCTGTAACAAGTTAATTCCCTCCCGTTTGCAGCATTTAGGGAATACACAAAAATATCTAGTGGGTTTATCTAAGGAGGGCTTGTGCCTGTGGGagttttagaaatgttttgggGGTTGGTCTTCATGTAGGAATGTGAGAGTGGAGACAGAGATGAGGAAGATGATAGTGTTTAAGTCCATTTATCAGTCAGAAACCTTTCTATAATGAGAGAACATAGGTCTGTGAGTGTGTTGtaagaataataaattaaaGTGTGCTGGAAACAACTGAGGAGCAGGGTAACTTGGGGAATCAACATGCCAGTGCTCACAGAAGGAACAAGGAAATCTCTGAAATATCTACATGTGCTGAGAAGAAAAGCCAAAAGGCACCTACAAAACAATGGGATGAACTTGATCTTTCCCATTTAAGAAAAGTTCACAACCTTCCACCTTGTGTAAGAGTCGCCTCTAAAATACAGGGACTTAACATTTGCCCTATTTCTTGCCTTTTAAAGGTCAGGAGGTACTTTGTGTCACAATTAATCTTTGTGAGGAACAAAGGCCAGACTGCATGCCCTGTACTTCCAGGGAAAGACTGGGGGTCTCTGGGAGCAGCGGGGGCcacagcaggaggcagctgtCAGGCAGGGAAGCCATGGGAATGGCATCTCTTTGGGAGCAGGGCTCTGTTGGGGCCTTTCTAGCTCTTTGTGGAGAAAGCcatttatagaatcatagaaccatggaataattaaggttggaaaagacctctaagatcattgagtcgAGCCATTACCCCAgaactgccaagtccaccaccaTGTCTCAAAGCACCACATCTGTatgtcttttaaatccctctaAGGATGGTGACCCCACCACTTCCCCatggcagcctgttccaatgcctgtccaacctttcagtgaagaaatgtcTCCTAATATCCCACCTAAACTGCCTCTGGTGATTTTCCTCCTATCCAGccccttttccttgggaaaagagACCAACCCTCTCCTGTCTCCATGCTCGTCTCAGTGAGCTGTGGTGAGCCAGAAGGTACTTCCTGAGCCTCCTCATCCCCAGGCTGAACCTTTCATTCTtgagctgcttttctttccaccttttggaaaaaaaaaaaaaaaaaacaacaaaaacacagaGATTAACCCTTACTGGGGTAGGTGCTCAGAAGAAGTCCAATGATTCAGTATTAAACAGGAAATCTACAGTTCCCTGACTTCAGGCTTAGACTGGTGAGGTCACACCTTGAGTCTTGTGTCATGGTCTGGGTTCCTCGATTCAGGAAGGCCACTAAGgagctggagcatgtccagggaagggaatggagctggggaagggtctggagtaccaggagaggctgagggaactgggaaaggggctcagcctggagaaaaggaggcttgggggggaccttctggctctgcacaattCCCTGACAGGAGAGGGCAGCCAGGGATGGTCGGGCTCTGCTTCCAGGGAACAAGTGACAGGAGAAGAAGACAAAGTCTaagctgcaccaggagaggtttaggttggatattaggaagaattcCTTTGCAGAAAGGGTGATCAGACGTTGGAAcgggctgcccagagaggtggtggagtcactgtccctgaaGTGTTTAACAAAAGGCTGGATGTGGTTCTCAGTGCCATGCTCTGGTTGGcatggtggtgttcagtcataGACTGGACTCGATAAGCTCCGACGTCTTTCCCAAGCGAagtgattcagtgattctgtgactctgtgattctgtgactctgtgattcagtgattctgtgactctgtgaccTGACCACGGCTGAGGTACCGGggcttctcctgcagcaggacaccGGCCGCGCCGAGCTGGGTTCCAACACATGCTCTGCACTCAGCAGCACCAAAGAAGCTGGTTCTCCTCGGGAGGGGTTCTCGGCAGAGGGTCCCTAACCCCAGCTTAGGCGGCGGCGAGGGGATAAACCCCTCCCCTCacgggcggcggcgcggccgccatcttgggCCGGGGGGCGGGAAAGCCGCGGTGTCACGTGAGTTCCGGGCGCGGGTCGAGTCGCGTCGGTATCGTCCCGGTGTCGGCCCGCCCGGGTCTCTCCGTGTTCCCGGGAAGTCACTCTGCGCCAGCAGGAATGGATTTCCTCTCCGGAGGATTGGGACAGGACGCCGAAATCCCCCCCGCGCGGCCTGTGCCGGGCGCGGGGCCCGGCGCCGTGGATCGTTTCCTGAGCCTGCAGCTCTCCATCTCCTCGGGCCTGTCGGTCACGGAGCTCGACGCCATGAAGTTCCTCTGCCGCGACAAAATTAAGAAGGGAAAGCTTGAGGCGGTGCAAATGGGCCTGGAGCTCTTCAGCATCCTGATGGAGCGGCAGCTAATCGCGCACAACAAGCTGGGAttcctgaaggagctgctgcagcacatcGGTAGGGGCGATTTGCTGTCACTAGTGGTGCAGTTCGAACAGAGAGAACTTCATGTCCAGGATGATCAGCCAGATGAGCATGAAAAACGTAGGTGgattattatatatatacatatagagggttttttaatatagttATATCCCCGCATATATCGCTCCCCAGCAACCCCAGTAAATGTGAACACAAAACATGTTTTGGGCTGgaattttcccccctcttttttatCTTACTTTTATCTTTTGGGATTCCAAGTTATCCGGTGGCTTCTGTAGAACTCTCAGTACGTGCCGTGCACATACTGGAGTAGTGgcattttgctgaaataaaaccaagaacTTCCAAACGTTTTATTGAGTTTCTTAGTAAATGCATGGCTAACTTGATCTGCTTCTGCTGTTTCAGTTCTCCTGAAGGCAGCTTTTGATGTCATTTGTGCCAGTGTTGGGAGAGAATGGAAGAAGCTGATGCGAGAACTTGGGCTGCCAGAGGTGAAGCTGGACAAGGTGGAGGCAGCCTATCGATTTGATTTGGAGGAAGAGGTTTTTCAGGCACTTCGGGAGTGGCAGAAGTGGAAGGGGAAGGATGCAAAGGTAGCTGACTTAATAAAAGGCCTCCGGGGCTGCAACCTGAATTTGGTGGCAGACAAAGTTGAAGAGAAGATCGCACAGGTGACCACTGGAACCAAATGAAAACAGTGCAAAACTATGAATAAAAAAAGTCAGAGTGCCTTCTTCTCTTCTGGACCAAAATAACTATCACTGGCTGCTTATCATGCCATTTATTTATGTGCCTTAATAAGTTAATTTGTGCTCAGGTGAAAATTGACATGGAAACAGATTCCTTTCAGAGAGCACTTTGTAGTTTGATGCTTATTTCAAGATACTTTACTTTCACAAGATCTGAACTCCATTTTGTAGAAATTCTCACACTTTTGTTCTGCCACTCACCTGAAAAGATTTGCTTTGCTGCAGGCACCTTTCAGATGCATCTCCACTGGAAATACATCCATGGGATACTTCTGAGGctactgaaatttaaaatttcatggGGTcgttggattttttttttcttttatggccTGTTATAAATACACTGTGACAGGGAGAAGGAGTAAATCTTTCAGCTGGGCGCTGGCTTTTCTTTTGGAGTAGCAAAAAATAATATCTTAGGTAATTTGTCAAATATATTTGCTCTCCATGAAAGTATATTAAGACAACTGTAACCTCAGACTGCAATGCAAGAGGGACATTAAATATTGTGGTGgctttcttggaaaaaaatgtgccCAGGTTTGAAATTGAAATCAAATGTCTGCATCAAGTGCCTTTAGCGTCCTGAAGGAAGTGTTCTCCTGAAACTATCCAAGAAACTGTGTCACACAGATGTTTACAGCAGCCTCTTTCCAAAGCTGTGAATACTTTAGGGCTCTTTGCTGGGCATCCTTCTGTGGCCTCTGTCACAGAGGCTGCTGGTGTGTGCTGGAAGGTGTGAGCCACTCCCAGAGGGAGCAGGATTCATGAACCTCTATCAGATGCAGTTCTCAGCTTTCATCTGGAACAACCTTCAGTCAGTGGCCTTCATGCCTGACCTACGGCTGGAGAAATTGCACAGTCCAGGACATACAGGGCTGTAGAGGCCTTGGGGGAGAATCCCATGAAGTCACTACTGCTTGAACAGCTGCAGGATCCTGTGTTTCTGCAAACATCTCCCAAGTGCCTAGCTAGATTCTGGAAGAGGTTTTATTGCTGCTGCACCTGTGGGACTTCAACTCTTTCCAAGTTGTTTTTATGTGGTGCCATTGCTGTGAAGGCCGGGTGTCAGCACATAACctgtcactgctctgcagaaacGTTGTGACACTGAcaattttcaggttttcattGCACGTGGTGCCTCTTGCTCAAACAGTGAGGCTTGAATACTTAATTGTAGTTAGTGGAAACTGCCCTAAGTTCACATGATAGAAAAATCATTGCAGaggtttttccccttcagtgATTCTTTTTCACATTCCTAGAaatgctcaaggccaggctggatgggacgtggagcaacctggtctagtggaaggagTCGTTGGTTGGAACTGGAAGGTCTTTTAGGTCCCTCCctgcccaaaccattccaggccTGTGTGCTGATTCTCAGTGTCTTTCCAATTTGGTATATTAAGTATCACTGGTTGTATCCAAGCAAAGGAGTTGCCACCTTTCCTCCTTTCGGACAGGCAGAGTTCTCCAAGTTCTTATTCCCCTTTACTTGTATCAATTATCAATTCTAGGCTCCCAGTAGGAGATGCTGAGCTTCAGCTGAATGACAAGCTCAGCtgttttggagatttttgtttcataGACATCAGG
This portion of the Vidua chalybeata isolate OUT-0048 chromosome 6, bVidCha1 merged haplotype, whole genome shotgun sequence genome encodes:
- the FADD gene encoding FAS-associated death domain protein codes for the protein MDFLSGGLGQDAEIPPARPVPGAGPGAVDRFLSLQLSISSGLSVTELDAMKFLCRDKIKKGKLEAVQMGLELFSILMERQLIAHNKLGFLKELLQHIGRGDLLSLVVQFEQRELHVQDDQPDEHEKLLLKAAFDVICASVGREWKKLMRELGLPEVKLDKVEAAYRFDLEEEVFQALREWQKWKGKDAKVADLIKGLRGCNLNLVADKVEEKIAQVTTGTK